The genomic interval GTCTTCAGATAGTCGTGCAGCCAGTTGTGTGGAATCAACCCGGAACCTTTTCCAGGAAACCATCGAAAGCAGCGGGAGTCATTAGTCCGTTTTCAACCAGGATTTTACGAATCGTTGTCAGGTGAATTGGGCGAATGGATTCCTGATGATCATAGTCAGGCAAAACAATCAGTGTGCCGAGGGCAGAGTGGCGAAAAACCTGTTGTGTTCCTGCTGTATTAGACGGAGCAAACCCCAATTTGAGGAATAGCTTTTCTATGTCAGCAAAGGTAATTTCATGAGTCATGATGTCGAATTACCTCCTGTAATTGAGCAAGAATGTCTTGTTTGTACTCTGCAAACTTTCTAATTGCTGCTTGATTTACTATATTCGCTTTTCGCAGATGGACTGTAGCCGTTTCACCAATCTGGGAAAGGTCAAATCCCGGTTGGTTCTCAAAATATGCCTGTAAGTAAAGCCAGTAAGCCATATCTGCTTGAGCATCGTACACGATGAGAATATAGGGCATTGGCTCCTTCAGCCACAGTTCCAGATCCGATCGCTTGAGCGAAAACGGAATGGTTTCCCGGTCAGCGAGGACTTCCAGAGAATCGGTTGCTTTGAGTTGAACATAAATCTGACCGTTTTCAATTTCACCACTGGCACTGTAAGTAAAAATCACCAGGTCAATCCCATAATCGTATTCGACCCGTTCAACTGAATACCCACAGGACAGTACATATCGCTCGACGTGATTAACACTGAGATCTGCAATGATAGGTTGCCTCGTTCGCTTTTTCTTCCCCACACCCCACACCCCACACCCCACACCCTCATTTGACTCCATCACACAACCGTCTGTCGCTCTCACTCACATTCGGGTTGGTCTTCAGGTAGTCGTGCAGCCAGTTGCAGCCAAGCATAAGGAGGTTTTCGAGGTCAAAGTTCCAAAGTTTGACCGTGCCATCGGAACTTCCTGAAGCAATCATCTTTCCATCAGGACTAAAACTCACACTCCGTACACTTCCGCTATGACCTTTCAACGTTTGCAACTCCCGCCCAGCAACACTCCACAACTTAATCGTATTGTCAGCGCTGCCAGAGATAATCGTCTTGCCATCAGGACTAAAACCCACACTCCGTACACTTCCGCTATGACCTCTCAGCGTTTGTAGTTCTTGTCCATTAACGCTCCACAACTTTACCGTGTTGTCGGCACTACCTGACGCAATTGTTTTACCGTCAGGACTGAAACTCACGCTCCGTATCCAAGTGTTGTGACCTTTCAGCGTTTGTAGTTCTTGTCCATTAACGCTCCACAACTTTACCGTGTTGTCGGCACTACCTGAGACAATCGTTTTACTGTCAGGACTGAAACTCACACTAAAAACAGTATCACTGTGACCCTTAAAAGTTTGCAACTCTCGTCCATCTAAGCTCCATAGTTTGATAGTTTTGTCCGCGCTCCCTGAGACAAGTGTTTTACTGTCAGGACTGAAACTCACACTAAAAACAGTATCACTGTGACCCTGAAACGTTTGCAGTTCATGCCCATCAATGCTCCATAGTTTGATAGTTTTGTCCGCGCTGCCTGAGACAATCGTATTATTGGGGCTAAAACTCACACTCAAAACTGTTCCGCTGTGACCCTGAAACGTTTGCAATTCATGCCCATCAATGCTCCACAGCTTCACAGTGTCATCTCTACTACCTGAGGCAATCATCCGACTATCAGAACTGAAGCTCACACTCC from Kovacikia minuta CCNUW1 carries:
- a CDS encoding type II toxin-antitoxin system HicA family toxin: MTHEITFADIEKLFLKLGFAPSNTAGTQQVFRHSALGTLIVLPDYDHQESIRPIHLTTIRKILVENGLMTPAAFDGFLEKVPG
- a CDS encoding DUF4365 domain-containing protein yields the protein MESNEGVGCGVWGVGKKKRTRQPIIADLSVNHVERYVLSCGYSVERVEYDYGIDLVIFTYSASGEIENGQIYVQLKATDSLEVLADRETIPFSLKRSDLELWLKEPMPYILIVYDAQADMAYWLYLQAYFENQPGFDLSQIGETATVHLRKANIVNQAAIRKFAEYKQDILAQLQEVIRHHDS